From Solea senegalensis isolate Sse05_10M linkage group LG19, IFAPA_SoseM_1, whole genome shotgun sequence, the proteins below share one genomic window:
- the elfn1a gene encoding protein ELFN1, which yields MACSLGMVMSALFWSVAIVYFTHVGRVRGDCWLIEGEKGFVWLAICSQNQPPYEAIPQHINSTIVDLRLNENKIKSIQYSALSRFANLTYLNLTKNEISYIEDGAFSAQFNLQVLQMGFNKLRNLTEGILRGLGKLQYLYLQANLIETVTPNAFWECPNIENIDLSMNRIQQLDGSTFTSLTKLTTCELYTNPFNCSCELYGFVKWLSVFPNRTNERMACNSPPGVSGYSLLSQNPNNPTYRNALHMLTTVCTDDNVTTFIALPTESPTPPPDATLCGLEDCPSGTEPDDITISSTYSSVEVTPLMKVKQVSNTGAVITVQIPNPFKKMYTLVLYNNSFFTDIQTLAEEKKDIELKNLKPHTNYTYCVASVRNSLRHNHTCLTVTTGPRIENDRAVNNATATHYIMTILGCLFSMVIFLGVVYYCLRRKRQQDEKHKKSSSLKKNIMELKYGQELEGGNISRMSQKQLLAGESMARMPYLPSAGEMEQYKFQEISETPKMMKGNYMEVRSVDHHERRECDMGMAGNSQGSVAEISTIAKEVDKVNQIINNCIDALKSESTSFQGVKSGAVSTAEPQLVLLSEHPQNKSGLLSPVYQDSYHHSLQRHRTSNVSPKRPSTATGGPMRSPRPYRSESKYIEKTSPTGETILTVTPTANMLRAEAEKIRQYSDHRHSYPDAQIEELEGPDGHKSSMLEPLTHSRSRDLAYSQLSSQYHNLSYSSSPEYYCKPSHSIWERFKLHRKRHKDEEYMAAGHALRKKVQFAKDEDLHDILDYWKGVSSQQKP from the coding sequence ATGGCCTGCAGCTTAGGCATGGTGATGAGTGCCTTGTTTTGGTCTGTAGCCATTGTATATTTTACTCATGTTGGCAGAGTCAGAGGAGACTGCTGGTTAATTGAGGGTGAAAAGGGCTTTGTATGGCTTGCAATTTGTAGCCAAAACCAACCACCTTATGAGGCCATCCCACAGCATATCAATAGCACCATTGTGGACCTTcgtttgaatgaaaacaaaatcaaaagcaTCCAATATTCTGCTCTTAGCCGCTTTGCCAACTTGACCTACCTGAACCTGACAAAGAATGAAATCTCCTACATAGAGGATGGGGCCTTTTCTGCTCAATTTAACCTGCAAGTCCTTCAAATGGGCTTCAACAAGTTGAGGAACCTGACAGAGGGAATCCTCAGGGGTTTAGGAAAGCTGCAATACCTCTACCTCCAGGCAAACCTGATAGAGACTGTGACACCCAATGCCTTTTGGGAATGCCCCAACATAGAGAACATTGACCTGTCTATGAACCGTATCCAGCAGTTAGATGGGTCCACGTTTACGAGTCTAACTAAACTGACCACCTGTGAGCTGTACACCAACCCTTTCAACTGCTCGTGTGAATTATATGGTTTTGTCAAATGGCTCTCAGTTTTCCCAAACAGGACAAACGAGCGGATGGCCTGCAACTCTCCACCGGGCGTCTCTGGTTATAGTTTACTGAGCCAGAATCCAAACAATCCAACATATCGAAATGCGCTTCACATGCTCACAACGGTGTGTACTGATGATAATGTGACAACATTTATTGCTCTGCCCACTGAGTCACCAACACCCCCACCAGACGCAACACTTTGTGGGCTGGAAGATTGTCCATCAGGCACTGAGCCTGATGACATTACCATCAGTTCAACCTACAGCAGTGTGGAAGTCACTCCTCTGATGAAAGTGAAGCAAGTGTCGAATACAGGCGCCGTCATCACAGTTCAGATTCCTAATCCTTTCAAAAAGATGTACACCCTTGTTCTGTACAACAACAGTTTCTTCACAGATATCCAAACTCTTGCCGAAGAAAAGAAGGATATTGAGCTGAAAAACCTTAAACCCCATACCAACTACACGTACTGTGTCGCTTCAGTGCGTAACTCTCTAAGACACAACCACACCTGTCTGACAGTCACTACTGGCCCTCGTATTGAAAATGACAGAGCTGTAAATAACGCAACCGCTACTCATTACATCATGACAATCTTAGGCTGCCTCTTCAGCATGGTGATTTTTCTCGGGGTGGTCTACTACTGTTTGCGAAGAAAGCGTCAGCAAGATGAAAAGCACAAAAAATCAAGCAGCCTGAAGAAAAATATCATGGAACTCAAATATGGTCAAGAACTGGAAGGGGGGAATATTTCTCGAATGTCTCAGAAGCAGTTGTTGGCTGGGGAGAGTATGGCACGCATGCCATATTTACCATCCGCCGGGGAAATGGAGCAATACAAATTTCAAGAGATAAGTGAAACTCCTAAAATGATGAAGGGAAATTACATGGAGGTGCGCAGTGTGGACCACCATGAACGCAGGGAATGTGACATGGGAATGGCTGGGAACAGCCAAGGATCCGTGGCAGAAATTTCCACCATTGCAAAAGAGGTGGATAAAGTTAACCAGATAATTAACAACTGCATTGATGCTCTTAAGTCGGAATCCACCTCTTTCCAAGGGGTGAAATCTGGAGCAGTGTCCACAGCAGAGCCTCAGCTCGTACTTTTATCCGAACACCCACAGAATAAATCTGGCCTTCTGTCCCCAGTATACCAGGACAGCTAtcaccactctctgcagagGCATCGGACCTCTAATGTCTCACCAAAGAGGCCCAGTACTGCCACAGGAGGGCCCATGCGAAGCCCCAGGCCTTATCGCTCTGAATCCAAGTACATAGAAAAAACCTCCCCAACAGGAGAGACCATCCTCACTGTCACACCTACTGCCAACATGCTGAGGGCCGAAGCGGAGAAGATCCGTCAATACAGTGATCACCGGCACTCGTATCCCGATGCTCAGATAGAGGAGCTTGAAGGACCCGATGGTCACAAATCCTCTATGTTGGAGCCTCTTACCCACTCCCGCTCCAGAGACTTAGCATATTCCCAGCTGTCATCTCAGTATCACAACCTCAGCTACTCCTCCAGTCCTGAGTACTACTGCAAACCTTCACACAGCATCTGGGAGCGTTTCAAACTCCACCGGAAACGGCACAAAGACGAGGAGTACATGGCTGCAGGGCATGCACTGCGTAAGAAAGTCCAGTTTGCTAAGGATGAGGACCTGCATGACATTTTAGACTACTGGAAAGGTGTGTCATCTCAACAAAAACCATAA